agggcccttgagcttggtcttgaatcttcgtctggatctctagaacttctagagaaatacttgagtgcttgaatgcttttagcttgtagagaaatctgcggcgtttgatccacgagctctccCTGGCTTCTTGTTAGAACTTTCGTCCCTTTTCTCGAATTATGAgaccctatttatagttgtaggatggaggagttgCGATAAGGACGAACTTCTTTCGACCAATCGATTTAAGTCGACATGCCGATATTTGATTGGTCGGAATATGTCACTTGTACACGTGGCACATCTTCATTAgcctttgatttgactaggcatgctACATCATTCTGACACGTGGCATGACACTATAGGCTCCTTTACTTGACTTGGcgtgccacgtcatttgacacgtggcaccAATTCGGGCCTCTTGAATAAGATGACATCTTGGGCTTGACAATGTGGGCTCATCAtttttagcctaattaaatGGGCTAGCCCAATGAAATTGGATCATTAAtcaaatccatatttattggacttaaataattaattcaattatattagCCCATAATTAATTTGTTTGGACTAATATATTTTGAACATAATCCGAATTTCTTGtggatttaaatttaataaaatatcattgTCCACAAATGCCCCCTACTTCAAGACGTGTCGGAGTACACATACTTTAAAGACTAGACTTGAAGTATGAATTTATTTGGACATGCTTCCTTCGTATGTTATCCTTGAGAAACCATGATTCTAATAAATTTCATACACCATGTTTTGTTAATTGAGCAGGTTTAAGGCTGTGCTATAAGTATTGCTTCTCAACAGGCTACTTGAGTCATTAATTTTCATTTGCAATAAATTGCTTGACTGAATACGCGTGAAGCAACATGGCATCCTTTCCTCAATACAATGACATCAAATTATACTAGGACTAAGATACTATAACTTGTCCAACTCCAAATAGATTTAGAAGATAACTTGCCGCCGTGACCAACCAAATCAATGTAGGATACAAATTTTGTAGCCGCCTTTAAGGTCTATAAATACTCCCGTGCTTCTCATCTAtagcacaattttttttttagctctcCTTAGCAGATGCAATTGACGTCCAATTTGAAGGCATCAAGGTGCaaggtaaatatttttgttcGTTTTggccttctatttttttttcacaacaaTGACAAGTTCTAGTTCAAGGGATGACTCCTGTATGAAGAAGGTAATATTGAGGTGCAAAGGGATGGATTCTCGTCCCCGCcttaagaacggtaaggtaatcttacggcgcaaagggatggTTACTCGTCCCCGCcctaagaacggtaaggtaatcttacggcgcaaagAGATGGACACTCGTCCCCGCcttaagaacggtaaggtaatcttacaGCGTAAAGGGATGGATACTCGTCCCCGCCTTAAGAAaggtaaggtaatcttacggcgcaaagggatggccactcgtccccgccttaagaacggtaaggtaatcttacggcgcaaagggatggacactcgtccccgccttaagaacggtaaggtaatcttacggcgcaaagggatggacactcgtccccgccctaagaacggtaaggtaatcttacggcgcaaagggatggTTACTCGTCCCCGCcctaagaacggtaaggtaatcttacggcgcaaagggatggccactcgtccccgccttaagaacggtaaggtaatcttacggcgcaCAGGGATGGATACTCGTCCCAGATAAATCCAAGAATTTGGCTCTACATGCTGAAATGCCAATATTTATCAGATTCGAGCAGTCTTGccaaaaaattcatatctcgaCGTAGGGGCATTGAAATCATGAGCCGTAAAATTCTCAAGAAACTAGACTCATAAATCTATCATGTATCCAAAAATCAAACTCAACAAACATATAGATCATCCCAGATAAATCCAAGAATTCGGCTCTACATGCTGAAACGTCAATATTTCTCAGATTCGAGCAGTCTTGccaaaaaattcatatctcgaCGTAGGGGCATTGAAATCATGAGCCGTAAAATTCCCAAGAAACTAGactcataaatatagaatatgtTGAAAAATCGATGTCAACAAACATATAGATCATCCCAGATAAATCCGAGAATTTGGCTCTACATGCTGAAACGCCAATATTCCTCAGATTCGAGCAGTCTCGccaaaaaattcatatctcgaCGTAGGGCCATTGAAATCACGAGCCGTAAAATTCTCAAGAAACTAGACTCATAAATATAGTATGTATCCAAAAATCAAAGCCAACGACAATCTGAATAGTTCCAgataaattcaagaatttgacaaTACATGCTAAAACGTCGATAGTTTCAGGTTTGCGCAGTTTCGTTGAGAAAATTCATAACTCGATGCAGGAACATCAAAATCATGAGCCGCTAAATTCTCAGGAAACTAGACTTACTAATCTAATATGTATCCAAAAATCAAAGTTGGAAACCCTCTGGATCATTCCAGATAAATTCGGGAAATCCACCTTAGATTCCAACTTGAAAACTTGACGGATTTGAAGGATTGAACTTGAAGGCTTGCTGGattttaagacttcaacttgcagaCGTGATGAATTTAAAACTTTAGCTTGAAGACTAACATATTTGAAGGCTTCGCCTTGCAGTTGCGATGGCTTTGGACTTCAACTCAAAGGGTTGCCGGATTTGAGGCCTTCAATTTGGAGAACAATGGCTTTGCAGACTTTAACTCCTTGATTTAACCACTTGCTAAGAGATTACAGTCATTCCATTGGAGAAACCCATTTGTCATGGAGATTTGCCTTCGTTGGACCACTGATATTTAGTGAAAGTCCAAATTAAAGCAAAAGGATGCTTGTATGTACGATCTCCATGCGCCTAGTCAGGCGAACTTCATTTTGAACGACGCATAGGCggatgcgtttttttttttttttttttttttttttcgactgAACTTAGAATAAAACTCTAAGCGCCTACGTACCTCGGTGAAGAGGATCAAGTCATACCGTAGTTcagaaaaatgagtttttttttcttttttctttttgtgtccTAACTTTTGCCTAGGCTGCCCCTTGCGAGGTTTTCAACCTAGCGGACTTTTTTTGTGTCCTAACTTTTGACTAGGCCGCCTCTTGTGAGATTTTTAACCTAGCggactgatttttttttttttgggtgccGTGCACGCTTTTTATACTCTTGCGGGCCAGGAGTATCATCTTATTCAAGGATAGTACTTCTTCAAGAACTTTGCGTTGATAGGACCGATCCTCAGGCCATCCGCATCAACAAGCTTGTAAGCGCCACTTGAATATGCTTCTTGCACGACATATGGTCCATCCCATTTTGAGGTGAATTTGCCCCCAGACTTATGAGAAACGATGATGGGTCTTCTTACTGCAAGGACTTGATCTCCCACTTGGAAGGACCTTAAGCGAACCTTTTTGTTGAAGGCACGAGATAGACGGGCTTGATAGCATTCAAGATTTTGTTGAGCCTCCAGCCTTTTCTCATCAAGTGCTTCTAACTCTGCAAGACGCAATCGAGCATTTTCCTCTTCGGCCAGCCCTTCTTAAATAGCAAGTCGTAAAGAAGGTATTTGGCGCTCAAGTGGTAGGACTGCTTCAACTCCATAAGCAAGCGAATATGGGGTTGCTTGCGTTGGTGTGCGGTAAGTCGTCCTATATGCCCACAAAGCTTCTTCCATTCGTTCATGCCAATCTCGTTTGGACTTGGAGACAATCTTCTTCAACAAGTTACACAAAGTTTTATTGAACGCTTCAGCTAGACCGTTGGCGGCAGCATGATACATAGAAGATTTACGTTGCTTGAAGCCGAAGAGATCACAAATCTTGTTCATCAATTTGTTATCAAATGGCTTGCCATTGTCCGTTATTATGTAACGAGGAATGACGAAGCGGTAGATGATATTTACTCGGATAAAGTTCGCAACATTctccttcttcacttctttaagAGCGACAGCTTCGGCCCATTTTGAGAAGTAATCCGTTGCAGCTAGGATGTACAAGTGTCCACCAGAAGACTTCGGCAACGGACCAACGACATCCAACCCCCAAGCGTCAAATGGCCAAGATGCGACGGTCGGGTGTAATGCTTCGGGCGGCTGATGTATAAAATTCGCATCCGACAAGCCTTGCATCTTGAGCATAGTCCAAGCAATCTTTCACCCTCGTTGGCCAATAATATCCCATCCTTTTTATGTGAAAGTGGAGCTTTGGTCCAGATTGATGTGATCCACATACTCCTGAATGTGCTTCTTGCAAAGCTTGGACTGCTTCATCCTCCCCCAAACATCGCAAGAGTATCCCCTCAAATGATCTTCTATATAAGGTATCCTTGTAGTAAAGGAATCGAGGTGCACGACGACGAATCTCAGTTCTTCTTCTTGAGTCTTCT
This portion of the Lycium ferocissimum isolate CSIRO_LF1 chromosome 1, AGI_CSIRO_Lferr_CH_V1, whole genome shotgun sequence genome encodes:
- the LOC132061409 gene encoding uncharacterized protein LOC132061409, whose amino-acid sequence is MTPNDPNYTPIEKLCLALVFSIQKLKHYFQAHSVNLISEQIPSRQALARLLADHPIPDDWELIDELPNEDAMVVEIQPPWKMYFDGAAQHDGAGAGVVFVTPQGEFLPYSFTLTQCCSNNVAEYQALILGLEMAVDMKQLAACKSLKLIGWLGDVTLQHVPRRENKKADALATLASALTLPDQTQVTICQKWVVPPSNEDEGAESELEHLVAVSEAAKEDWRQPIIDYLSYEMLPEDSRRRTEIRRRAPRFLYYKDTLYRRSFEGILLRCLGEDEAVQALQEAHSGMQGLSDANFIHQPPEALHPTVASWPFDAWGLDVVGPLPKSSGGHLYILAATDYFSKWAEAVALKEVKKENVANFIRVNIIYRFVIPRYIITDNGKPFDNKLMNKICDLFGFKQRKSSMYHAAANGLAEAFNKTLCNLLKKIVSKSKRDWHERMEEALWAYRTTYRTPTQATPYSLAYGVEAVLPLERQIPSLRLAI